ACCAGGGGAAAGAGGCCAAGCCTCTTCCCGGGGATGAAAATGGAAAAATCGCCTGTTTCTCCTGTCACGACCCCCATCCGGAAGGGGCGATAAAGGGAAGGGTCGTATATGATGCCGATATTAACGAAAGGAGCAGAAGGTTTATTGAACTGGTCGTAGTACCGTACGTCGAGGAAGAGGTTGAGGATAAAATTAAGGTAGAAGAAAATAAGGAAGTTTATCTAAGGCTTCCCATAGCTAATAATGAGCTATGTGCAAAGTGCCATGAAACTTTTAAAGATACTGATTGGAGGAGGTATGTAATATGGGACAAGTTTTATGCTCCGTTTTCTATAGACCCGTTCTCATACTGAGTGTTTTCGTTTTCTCAGCCAGCCTGAGCTGGGCGCAAGATAAAAGCCAGGTTGACGCCGGGCGCAAGATCTTCATCGAGAAGAGGTGCTATACATGCCATACGGTAAACGCCGAGGCAAAGTTGATCGAGAAGGAGAAAGAGGAGTTTGCCAAGGCCAAGGGGGTAGAGGTCAAACCGAAGGAAGAGGACGAGGACGGTGAGGAAGACCAAAAGACCGGCGGCGACCTCTCCGCAGTGGGTAAGATGAGGAGTGCAGAGTGGATAGAGAAATTTGTCCAGGATCCCAAGCCCTATTTTCAGGACAACCCGGAATGTGCCAAGAAAGCGAAGAAAAAATACAGAAAGAGGTTCAAAGGAACGAGCGAAGAACTCACTTCACTGGTTGCATTCCTGTCGAGCCTTAAATATGAAGAGCAGCAGGATAAGGATTTCAAGTCCTGCCTGAAAGAGGAATAGATGTAATTCGTATAACCACGGTTTTGGACTAGAGGGCCCCGATGCACGGTATGGAGTTAGGCTTAATAAAATCGGTTATAGTGGCGCTATCCGTTGCGACCATAATCCTGGTTGTCTATTCCGTTTTTATCAGGAAGAAGAATTTCATAGAGGATACCAATTCTAAGTGGCTTCTTTTTATCGGGTTTTTTCTTCTTTCTCCTCTGGTTTACTTCCTGAATTATGGTAAAGCGCTCGAGCAGTCAAAGACGGTTGATTTCTGCAACTCCTGCCACGTAATGAATGGATATATTGAGGACCTTAAAAACCCGGACAGCGAGCATATAGCCGCCCTTCATTACCATTACCGGTGGATATCGGATAATCAGTGCTATCAATGCCACAGCGAGTATGGGCTTTTTGGGACCTTTAAAGCAAAGATGTCCGGGATCGGGCATATAATGTCTTACTACGTGGTGGGTTATGAAACTCCACTCAAATTAAAAGGGACCTACAACAACCAGATTTGTCTTCACTGCCACGGCCCGGTGAAGGAGTATCAAGAAGTTTCAGAACATGAAGAATACGAGCAAGATATAGAGCTGAATAAGCAGTCCTGTTTCGGCGCGGAATGTCACGTATCACCGCACCCAGAGGATGCTTGGAAGGGTATTAATAATGGAGAATAAAAAGTTCAACAGTATTATAGTGCTTGCCGGGATATTGAATATTCTGGGCTTGCTTTCGATAGTCCTGACTGCTTTTAACCTAACCCCTATTACGCTCATAATCTCGCTTACATTTGGCGGCGTCTTGATAGGCCTTGCGCTGGTTCTTTACTTATATGTAGTGATTCAGGACCTGAAGGCCAGGAAGGTTCTTTGAGCCGGAGCTTCGGTAATAAATCCTGCACGAGGAAGGGTGAATTTAGTCAGAGCCTTTTTAGGTATATTGTCCGCTTTGAAAGTTCTGGTTTCATTCGATATAATCTTTTTGGTTATTTGCGCCGTTATTTTTGAGTACGTGATAAGAGTAGACACGGATGCAGGATAAAAGATTAATCCTAATATCGTGTACCATTAGTGGCTAAATAAAGAATTCTTCCAAGATGATAAAAATTCTTCTGGGTTTAACCTTTGTTTCTATGATAGCGTCTCTTTATGCGGTGTTTATCTACGCCCCGACCGAGGCGGTTATGGGGCATATTCAGAGGATCTTCTATTTTCATATGGGCACGGTGTGGGTGGCCACGGTCGCATTTATCATTGTGTTCATAGCCAGTATTCAGTACCTGAGAAAGGAGACCCGTTTCTGGGACATCCTAGCCTTTACCTCTGCAGAGATCGGCGTTCTGTTTATCACCCTCACTATCATAACCGGGAGCATCTGGGCAAAGCCGGTATGGGGCACCTGGTGGACATGGGATCCCCAGCTTACTACTACATTCATTCTCTGGATGCTTTACATCGTCTACCTGATATTACGCTCAGCGGCAGGAAACGATTTAAAGAAGGCGAGGTACGCCGCCGTATTTGGAATAATCGCTTTTCTTGACCTCCCTCTGGTTTATGCCTCGGCCAGACTGATGCGCGGCATTTCACCGGTAGTCTTTGGCGGGAGAGGAGGGGGCATAGCCCCGGAAATGATGGTGGCCCTTTTGATCACCCTTTTTGCGTTTACTCTTTTGTTCATCTTTATTCTTATAGAGAGAATTAATTTGGAGAAAATGAAAGATGATATCGCCAGGATCAAGCTCGAGGAGGCTGCGTAGTAGGGATGCCATATTTATTCTGGGCGCAACTAGTTTGTTGGTTAGGTTTATTCATATACACATTCATTCTTTTCAGGAAAAACCAAATTTTAAGAAAAGAGATAGAGGCGCTCAAGGGTGCTAATCACAAAACCGGCCAGCAGGGTGCTGGCTGGCATAGCCAGGGGGCGAATTAAGAGATGCTTAGAGGAAGGATCAAATTTATCATAGCGATAGCGGTTATCGTCGTTACGCTGTCCTATCTGGTATACGGCGGGGTGAAGGAGGCCAAGGTTTATTACCTCACGGTAGGGGAGCTAAAGGAGGGGGTTCCTTCCGTGTACAAGGATAAAGTAAGGGTTTCGGGAACGGTAGTTCCAGGCTCGATAAAGAAGGACTTGGATGGTAGCCTCGAATTTAAGATCACCGATGGAGAAAAGACATTAGATGTTCATTATAAGGGAATAATCCCGGATATATTCAAGGATGAGGTAGAGGCGGTGGTGGAGGGGGTATACACGCCGGAGAATGTGTTTCAGGCGAGCGTGCTCCTGGCCAAGTGCCCAACCAAATACGAATCGCTTGACCGGTTAGAGAAGGGAGAGAACATCTAAGATGGTCGAGACCGGGGTCATTTCTGTATTCCTGTCGTTCATAATTTCCGTTTATATCCTGATTGCATCTCTGGCCGGGGGAAAGACCGGAAGGCGTGAGTTAATAAAGAGTGCGGAGAACGGGGCAGTCGCCTTATTCTTTCTCCTGACCCTGGCTTGTATTTCATTGATAAATGCCCTTCTCACTCGTGATTTCAGCCTTAAGTATGTAGCATTGAATTCGAGTAGGGACCTTTCCACCATATACACTGTCACCGCCCTCTGGGCCGGGCAGGCCGGTTCACTACTCCTCTGGTCATGGATACTCTCAATCTATATGGCGCTGGTGGTTGTTCTAAATAGGGAAAGAAATAGGGGGCTGATGCCTTTCGTCCTGGGGGTTCTGGCGGCGGTATCCTGTTTTTTCACCTACCTGATTGGGTTTGTGGAGAGCCCGTTTGAGAGGCTTCCTTTTGTTCCTGCTGATGGGAATGGACTTAATCCTATACTTCAGAATCCCTACATGGCTATTCATCCGGTTACGCTCTACATAGGTTATGTGGGGATTACGGTTCCCTTTGCCTTTGCCCTGGGAGCCCTTATCAGCGGAAGGTTGGGAGACGAGTGGATAAGAATCTCCAGGGCCTGGACTATCTTCTGCTGGACATTTTTGAGCCTAGGTCTACTTTTGGGGGCGCGCTGGGCTTACCTGGAGCTGGGCTGGGGAGGATATTGGGCCTGGGACCCGGTGGAGAATGCGGCGTTCATGCCCTGGCTAGTGGCAACTGCATTTCTTCACTCGGTCATGATTCAGGAGAAGAAAGGAATGTTGAAGAAATGGAACATGGCTCTGGTAATACTCACCTTTTTCCTGGCTATATTCGGGACGTTTATCACCAGAAGCGGCATAATCTCCT
The Thermodesulfobacteriota bacterium DNA segment above includes these coding regions:
- the ccsA gene encoding cytochrome c biogenesis protein CcsA, translating into MIKILLGLTFVSMIASLYAVFIYAPTEAVMGHIQRIFYFHMGTVWVATVAFIIVFIASIQYLRKETRFWDILAFTSAEIGVLFITLTIITGSIWAKPVWGTWWTWDPQLTTTFILWMLYIVYLILRSAAGNDLKKARYAAVFGIIAFLDLPLVYASARLMRGISPVVFGGRGGGIAPEMMVALLITLFAFTLLFIFILIERINLEKMKDDIARIKLEEAA
- a CDS encoding NapC/NirT family cytochrome c yields the protein MHGMELGLIKSVIVALSVATIILVVYSVFIRKKNFIEDTNSKWLLFIGFFLLSPLVYFLNYGKALEQSKTVDFCNSCHVMNGYIEDLKNPDSEHIAALHYHYRWISDNQCYQCHSEYGLFGTFKAKMSGIGHIMSYYVVGYETPLKLKGTYNNQICLHCHGPVKEYQEVSEHEEYEQDIELNKQSCFGAECHVSPHPEDAWKGINNGE
- a CDS encoding c-type cytochrome, which gives rise to MGQVLCSVFYRPVLILSVFVFSASLSWAQDKSQVDAGRKIFIEKRCYTCHTVNAEAKLIEKEKEEFAKAKGVEVKPKEEDEDGEEDQKTGGDLSAVGKMRSAEWIEKFVQDPKPYFQDNPECAKKAKKKYRKRFKGTSEELTSLVAFLSSLKYEEQQDKDFKSCLKEE
- a CDS encoding cytochrome c maturation protein CcmE, giving the protein MLRGRIKFIIAIAVIVVTLSYLVYGGVKEAKVYYLTVGELKEGVPSVYKDKVRVSGTVVPGSIKKDLDGSLEFKITDGEKTLDVHYKGIIPDIFKDEVEAVVEGVYTPENVFQASVLLAKCPTKYESLDRLEKGENI